The following coding sequences lie in one Arachis ipaensis cultivar K30076 chromosome B03, Araip1.1, whole genome shotgun sequence genomic window:
- the LOC110270176 gene encoding uncharacterized protein LOC110270176 gives MHSRGEVTLEGWPLGALLLRTSRRRASSLPPLTGQVASPWSPLWVLLLLRKGRYLVTSQRAWSLLLRARHHRSWVVAVMGTVKEGGRGRAVVLAAGASMAVRSCRCPTSCNRGCLLSCMAVEEVVEAARTTAGATGYFCRRRKSTPDMDAEVTKSLFSYC, from the exons ATGCACTCAAGGGGAGAGGTCACGCTGGAAGGCTGGCCGCTAGGGGCACTGTTGCTGCGAACCAGCCGCCGCCGTGCATCCTCGTTGCCGCCACTGACCGGCCAAGTCGCCTCGCCATGGTCACCGCTGTGGGTTTTGCTGCTGTTGAGGAAGGGACGCTACCTTGTGACATCGCAGCGTGCCTGGTCCCTGTTGCTGCGAGCGCGCCATCACCGGAGCTGGGTGGTTGCTGTCATGGGAACCGTGAAAGAAGGAGGGAGAGGTCGTGCCGTTGTTCTGGCCGCCGGAGCTTCTATGGCTGTCAGAAGCTGCCGTTGCCCAACCAGCTGCAACCGGGGTTGTCTCTTGTCGTGTATGGCTGTCGAAGAAGTTGTTGAGGCCGCCAGAACCACCGCCGGAGCTACTGGTTActtctgccgtcgccggaaaagtacgccg GATATGgatgcagaagtcacgaagagtttatttagtt